Proteins from a genomic interval of Streptomyces fodineus:
- the ctaD gene encoding cytochrome c oxidase subunit I, whose translation MKRIRDIRGTTAVRWLTTTDHKTIGTLYLVTAFAFFLIGGVMALLMRAELARPGLQIMSNEQFNQAFTMHGTIMLLMFATPLFAGFTNWIMPLQIGAPDVAFPRLNMFAYWLYLFGSLIAVGGFLTPQGAADFGWFAYSPLSDAVRSPGVGADMWIMGLAFSGFGTILGSVNFITTIICMRAPGMTMFRMPIFVWNVLLTAVLVLLAFPVLAAALFALEADRKFGAHVFDATNGGALLWQHLFWFFGHPEVYIIALPFFGIISEVIPVFSRKPMFGYMGLIAATISIAGLSVTVWAHHMYVTGGVLLPFFSFMTFLIAVPTGVKFFNWIGTMWKGSLSFETPMLWVMGFLVTFVFGGLTGVMLASPPIDFATSDSYFVVAHFHYVIFGTVVFAMFSGFHFWWPKMTGKMLDERLGKITFWTLFIGFHGTFLVQHWLGTNGMQRRIPDYLAAEGLTTLNTVSTIFSFLLGSSVLPFFYNVWKTAKYGERVGSDDPWGYGRSLEWATSCPPPRHNFLTLPRIRSESPAFDLHHPEATLSERELSAR comes from the coding sequence GTGAAGAGGATCAGAGACATCAGGGGCACCACGGCCGTGCGGTGGCTGACCACCACCGATCACAAGACGATCGGAACGCTCTATTTGGTCACCGCGTTCGCGTTCTTCCTGATCGGTGGAGTGATGGCGCTGCTCATGCGCGCCGAGCTGGCCCGGCCGGGCCTGCAGATCATGTCGAACGAGCAGTTCAACCAGGCGTTCACGATGCACGGCACGATCATGCTGCTGATGTTCGCGACCCCGCTGTTCGCCGGCTTCACCAACTGGATCATGCCGCTGCAGATCGGCGCCCCGGACGTGGCGTTCCCGCGGCTGAACATGTTCGCCTACTGGCTGTACCTGTTCGGCTCGCTCATCGCGGTGGGCGGCTTCCTCACCCCGCAGGGCGCGGCCGACTTCGGCTGGTTCGCCTACTCCCCGCTGTCGGACGCGGTCCGCAGCCCGGGTGTCGGCGCCGACATGTGGATCATGGGGCTCGCCTTCTCCGGCTTCGGCACCATCCTCGGCTCGGTCAACTTCATCACCACGATCATCTGCATGCGTGCCCCGGGCATGACCATGTTCCGCATGCCGATCTTCGTGTGGAACGTGCTGCTGACCGCCGTGCTGGTCCTGCTGGCCTTCCCGGTCCTGGCGGCCGCGCTGTTCGCGCTGGAGGCGGACCGCAAGTTCGGCGCCCATGTCTTCGACGCCACCAACGGCGGAGCCCTGCTGTGGCAACACCTCTTCTGGTTCTTCGGCCATCCCGAGGTGTACATCATCGCGCTGCCGTTCTTCGGCATCATCTCCGAAGTGATCCCGGTGTTCTCCCGTAAGCCGATGTTCGGCTACATGGGTCTGATCGCCGCGACCATCTCCATCGCCGGTCTGTCCGTGACCGTGTGGGCCCACCACATGTACGTCACCGGCGGTGTGCTGCTGCCGTTCTTCTCCTTCATGACGTTCCTGATCGCCGTCCCCACCGGTGTGAAGTTCTTCAACTGGATCGGCACGATGTGGAAGGGCTCGCTGTCCTTCGAAACGCCGATGCTGTGGGTGATGGGTTTCCTCGTCACGTTCGTCTTCGGCGGACTGACGGGGGTCATGCTCGCCTCGCCGCCGATCGATTTCGCGACCTCCGACAGCTATTTCGTGGTGGCCCACTTCCACTACGTGATCTTCGGCACAGTGGTGTTCGCGATGTTCTCCGGCTTCCACTTCTGGTGGCCGAAGATGACCGGCAAGATGCTCGACGAGCGCCTCGGCAAGATCACCTTCTGGACGCTGTTCATCGGTTTCCACGGCACGTTCCTCGTCCAGCACTGGCTGGGCACGAACGGGATGCAGCGCCGGATTCCCGACTACCTCGCGGCGGAAGGGCTCACCACGCTCAACACGGTCTCGACGATCTTCTCGTTCCTGCTCGGCTCCTCCGTGCTCCCGTTCTTCTACAACGTCTGGAAGACGGCCAAGTACGGCGAGCGGGTCGGGAGCGACGACCCATGGGGTTACGGCCGTTCGCTCGAGTGGGCGACCTCCTGCCCGCCGCCCCGGCACAACTTCCTCACCCTGCCGCGGATCCGCAGCGAGTCCCCGGCGTTCGACCTGCACCACCCCGAAGCGACGCTCTCCGAGCGGGAGTTGAGCGCGCGATGA
- a CDS encoding alcohol dehydrogenase, whose protein sequence is MSTYRVAQVTAPNGTFELAEREVPQPGPGQVRIAVEACGICHSDVMFVSGGLPGVTFPEVPGHEIAGQVEELGQGVLERGWKVGDRVAVGWFGGSCGHCKPCRQGDFIVCTAMKTPGWAYDGGFAEKTIVPVDALARIPDALAAVDAGPMACAGVTTFNGLRRSSARPGDLVAVLGLGGLGHLGVQYAVAMGFETVAIARGAEKADFAKQLGAHHYVDSTSSTPVAESLQSLGGAKVVLATAGSSAAITATVDGLAPRGELVAIGADTEPLGISPVQLLMSARVVRGHPSGTAQDVEDTMEFSALHGIRPMTETAPLDDVEAAYQKMLSGGARFRMVLTNG, encoded by the coding sequence ATGAGTACGTATCGAGTCGCGCAGGTGACCGCCCCGAACGGCACGTTCGAGCTCGCCGAGCGAGAGGTGCCGCAGCCCGGGCCCGGCCAGGTGAGGATCGCGGTGGAGGCGTGCGGGATCTGCCACAGTGACGTCATGTTCGTGAGCGGCGGACTACCGGGCGTGACGTTCCCCGAGGTGCCCGGCCACGAGATCGCCGGGCAGGTCGAAGAGCTCGGCCAGGGCGTGCTGGAACGGGGCTGGAAGGTCGGTGACCGGGTCGCGGTCGGCTGGTTCGGCGGCAGCTGCGGCCACTGCAAGCCCTGCCGGCAGGGCGACTTCATCGTGTGCACCGCCATGAAGACCCCGGGATGGGCCTACGACGGCGGCTTCGCGGAGAAGACGATCGTGCCCGTCGACGCCCTGGCCCGGATCCCCGACGCCCTCGCGGCGGTCGATGCCGGACCCATGGCCTGCGCGGGCGTGACCACGTTCAACGGGCTGCGGCGCAGCTCCGCCCGGCCCGGGGACCTGGTCGCGGTGCTCGGCCTCGGCGGGCTCGGCCACCTCGGGGTGCAGTACGCGGTGGCGATGGGCTTCGAGACCGTGGCGATCGCCCGGGGCGCGGAGAAGGCCGACTTCGCCAAGCAGCTGGGCGCCCACCACTACGTCGACAGCACCTCCAGCACCCCGGTCGCCGAGTCCCTGCAGTCCCTGGGCGGCGCCAAGGTCGTGCTGGCCACCGCGGGCAGCTCCGCGGCGATCACGGCCACCGTGGACGGCCTGGCGCCGCGCGGCGAGCTGGTGGCCATCGGCGCGGACACCGAACCGCTGGGCATCAGCCCGGTCCAGCTGCTGATGAGCGCCCGGGTCGTGCGCGGTCACCCCTCGGGCACCGCGCAGGACGTCGAGGACACCATGGAGTTCAGCGCCCTGCACGGCATTCGCCCGATGACCGAGACCGCACCGCTGGACGACGTGGAAGCGGCCTACCAGAAGATGCTCTCCGGCGGCGCCCGCTTCCGGATGGTGCTCACCAACGGCTGA
- a CDS encoding TetR/AcrR family transcriptional regulator, with protein MTGRLKAPTGRYGGRSAEERQAERRRRFLDAALELFGGAPGYRATTVAALSQAAGLSTRQFYEEFRTLEDALAALHLQVNGWAEQAVLDALATADGLPLAERAAVLFRAYAHDVTCDPRRIRITFVEIIGVSPRLEEQRLARRARWVDLIRAEADAAVARGEAAPRDYRLAATAFIGSVNGLLHDWSAGWVDATLDEVVDELVRLLLGILRPEGWRPRGG; from the coding sequence GTGACGGGCAGGCTCAAAGCGCCGACGGGCCGCTACGGCGGCCGGTCCGCCGAGGAACGGCAGGCCGAGCGGCGCCGGCGTTTCCTGGACGCCGCCCTGGAGCTGTTCGGCGGCGCACCCGGCTACCGGGCGACGACGGTCGCCGCGCTGAGCCAGGCCGCCGGCCTGTCCACCCGTCAGTTCTACGAGGAGTTCCGCACCCTGGAGGACGCTCTCGCCGCGCTGCACCTCCAGGTCAACGGCTGGGCCGAACAGGCGGTACTGGACGCCCTCGCCACGGCGGACGGTCTGCCGCTGGCCGAGCGTGCCGCCGTGCTCTTCCGGGCCTACGCCCACGATGTCACCTGCGACCCGCGCCGCATCCGCATCACGTTCGTGGAGATCATCGGCGTCAGCCCCCGGCTGGAGGAGCAGCGCCTGGCCCGCCGGGCCCGCTGGGTCGACCTCATCCGCGCCGAGGCGGACGCGGCCGTGGCACGCGGCGAGGCGGCGCCCCGTGACTACCGCCTGGCGGCGACGGCGTTCATCGGCAGCGTCAACGGCCTCCTGCACGACTGGAGCGCCGGCTGGGTGGACGCCACGCTGGACGAGGTGGTGGACGAGCTGGTGCGGCTCCTGCTCGGCATACTCCGGCCGGAGGGCTGGCGCCCCCGGGGCGGGTGA